A window of Devosia chinhatensis genomic DNA:
ACCGATCATCGACCACAATCCGGCCTTCGCTGGTATCGATAGTCCCGGCATTTGTCAGGCCGCCTGGCTCCTCCACGGCACAATGGACAGGAAATTGAATGAGGCAACTTCTTCAGGGCATCGGAAACGGTGAAACTGTCATCGAGAATGTACCTGCGCCAGTTGTCTTGCCGGGGACTTTGCTTATCGAGACCAAACGCACTTTGGTCAGCGCTGGTACGGAACGTATGCTCGTCGAGTTCGGCAAGTCTTCCATGCTGGAGAAAGCGCGCAAGAACCCTGATCGCGTCAAACAGGTCTTGGCCAAAGCCAAGACTGACGGATTGTTGACCACCGTCGAGGCGGTGCGGTCGAAGCTGAGCGAACAGATCCCCTTGGGCTATTGCAATGCCGGCGTGGTACTCGCGGTCGGCGAGGGTGTTTCTGGATTTGCTGTTGGCGATCGAGTGGTTTCGAACGGCAGTCATGCTGAGCTGGTTCGCGTGCCGGTCAACCTTTGCGCACGTATTCCAGATAATGTTTCAAACGATGCTGCCGCATTCACGGTGCTCGCCTCCATCGGCCTGCAGGGCGTGCGCTTGATCAATCCCACACTGGGCGAGACGGTGGTGGTCATTGGTTTGGGCCTGATCGGGCTATTGACCGTACAGCTGTTGCGCGCCAACGGCTGCCAAGTCATCGGCATCGATCCGAATCCGGCCCGTTGCACGCTGGCTAACACATTTGGGGCGCGGACCATCGTCGTTTCGGATGGCGTTGATCCGGTTGATCATGTGGTGGCCCTGACGGGAGGCAACGGCGCCGACGCTGTGATCATCGCTGCGTCGACCTCATCCAACAAGCCCATCGAGCAGGCAGCGGAAATGAGTCGGCAGCGCGGCCGTATCGTGCTGGTCGGCGTCGTGGGCCTGTCGATTTCCCGCGACATGTTTTACCGCAAGGAACTGAGCTTTCAGGTATCCTGCTCTTATGGCCCGGGGCGCTACGACCCAGCCTATGAGCAGGACGGACACGACTATCCAATCGGTATGGTGCGTTGGACCGAGCAGCGTAATTTTGAAGCGATCCTACAATTGCTCGCAAATGGCGGGCTCAGTCCAGAAGCGCTGATTACCCATCGCTATGCCCTCGAAGATGCGGCAGCGGCCTACGCTCTGATAAGCAACAGCACGACCGCGCTCGGAGTTCTCCTCGAGTTTGAAGACAGCCCGGCGGCGACGACAGCAAAAACGGCGCGCACAATTACGCTTGCGCAGCCGGACAAGCCTGCAACGCCGCGGGTTCCCGGATCGCCGGTAGCCGGCTTCATCGGCTTCGGCAATTATGCATCCCGTGTGCTCGCGCCAGCGTTCAAAGCCGCAGGAATTGCGTTGAATACTGTAGTCTCGACGGGCGGACCGCTGGCTACGACCGGCGGCAGGAATTTGGGTTTCCAGCGCGTTTCGACGGACGCGGAGCAGGTTTTCTCCGATCCGGGTATGAACGTTGTTGCCGTGGCTACCCGTCATTCAAATCACGCAGCAAGTATTGCCAAGGGGTTGAACGCCGGCAAGGCCGTCTTTGTTGAAAAGCCCCTTGCTCTCACCGTCGAACAGCTTGAGCAGGTCGACGCTGCCTATCGGGCTGCTGCTAATCCAATGCTGATGGTAGGCTTTAATCGCCGCTTTTCCTCACATGTCAGGTCGGTGAAGGCGTGGCTGGACAATCGGAGCGAACCTGCATCTCTGATCCTGTTGATGAATGCCGGAGCAATTCCTGTCGATCACTGGACTCAGGATATTGTGATCGGTGGCGGTCGCATCATTGGCGAGGCATGCCACCTGATCGATCTTGCTCGTTTCCTTACCGGGTCCAAGATTGTCGAAGTGCGCGCCGCTGCAATGGGCGGCGATGGCGCCAAGATGGTGACCTCCGATAAGGCACATATCACCCTGCGTTTCGAGGATGGCTCAACGGCTGTTGTGCACTATCTCGCAAACGGTTCGCCCAGCTATCCCAAAGAACGCGTCGAGGTCTTCTGCGGCGGCGCTATCGCGGTCATAGACAATTACGTCGCCACCAAAAGCTACGGTGCAGCAAGTCTCAAGAGCGTTCGTCACTGGCGACAGGACAAAGGTCAGGTTGCCTGCGCAACCGCCTTTGCACAGTCGGTTTCCACGGGGGGCGCGAGCCCTATCCCATATTCCGAATTGGTTGAGGTCGCGCGGGCCTGCATTGATGCGCAGGATCAAATAGCTGCGGCCTCCTAGGCCATGGGAACGCATCCAGCTAAGCAGCGGACGGCTTTCACGATGGATTTGCCGAAAATTGCCCGGTTAGCTGGAGGCGATACTCGTATCTGGCGCGACATGGATGCCGTACCCAAAATGGCAGCAAAGAAGTGCGTGCAGAGCCGCCCGGGCAAGCCCAAGGCCAGTCCGCAGGTAAGGGCAACATGAACCGAATCCGCCAAGTGCGGCGACTCTGGGAAACCGTTCGCCATCTCAAGCCAATCCAAATCTATGGGCGTATCGGCTACCGGCTGCGGCGCCCTCGGGCTGCCAACGCAGTGGCAGTCCGGCGCCGCGACGCTTCTGGCCACTGGGCTGAGACGTTTGCCGGCCCGCCCAGCTTGGTCGGGCCGACGGAATTCCTGCTGCTTAACGAGGTGCGCCAGCTCGATCCCGGTGGGTGGGACGATGCCTCCGTACCGAGACTCTGGCGATACAATCTACACTATTTTTCTGACCTAACGGCCATCGACAACGCCTTGCGGGCCGACTGGCACCAAAGCTTGCTGCGACGCTGGGTTGCCGAGAATGCGCCCGGCGTGGGGACTGGCTGGGAGCCTTACCCCACCTCGCTGCGCATCGTGAACTGGATCAAATGGGCCTTGACCGGGCATGCCCTTGATGCCGATGTCGAAGCCAGTCTCGCCATACAATTGGATTGGTTGACACGCCGTCTTGAGCACCACCTGCTGGGCAACCACCTCTTCTCGAATGCCAAGGCACTGGTGTATGGCGGCCTGTACTTTGAAGGACCTGATGCAGACCGCTGGCTGCGCATAGGGCTTGGCATCCTCCGCCGGGAATTAGCAGAACAGGTGCTGCCCGACGGGGGGCATTTCGAACGCAGCCCGATGTACCATGCCCTTGCCATCGAGGATGTGCTCGATCTGATCAATATTGACCAGGCCTTTGCCGATCGCGCAGGACTGGCGGCGCAGCTAAGGCCGACTGCACAGCGGATGCTCCGCTGGCTGCAGTCGATGTCGCATCCCGACGGCGAGATCGGCTTCTTCAATGACGCCGCTTTCGGTATTGCCCCATCGCTTGATGCGCTTAGCGCCTATGCCACGCGGCTCGGCTTGACGCTGCCGCGGGCCGAAGCCGCGCCACTGGTGCACCTAAGGGACAGCGGCTATCTCCGCGTTAGCTTTGGCGACTGCGTCGCTCTGATCGATGTTGCGCCTGTTGGGCCCGACTATCAGCCAGGCCATGCCCATGCCGACACCCTGAGCTTTGAGCTGTCGGTCGCCGGTCGTCGCGTCTTTGTCAATTCCGGTACCTCCGAATATGGTCTTTCCCCTGAGCGCCTGCGCCAGCGCGGTACGGCCGCCCACAACACACTGATCGTTGGCGCGCTCAATTCGTCCGATGTGTGGTCCGGCTTCCGTGTCGGCCGACGAGCCCATCCCACAGGGATGACACTGCATCAGGAAGCCGATCTTGTTCGGGTGGCCTGCTCTCATGACGGTTACCAGCCAACGCTCGGCCTAATCCATACCCGTACATGGACTTTCACACCGGGAAGACTGGTCATCCAGGACCAACTGTCTCGATCCGGTCCAACCTCTGAGGCCCGCTTTCACCTTCATCCAGACATCGCCGCCATAGCCCCCGAGCTTCTACCGCTGGCGTCCGGGAAGACGATGCACGTGTCGACCACGGGTGCGGACGCCATGACGCTCGCTGCATCCACCTGGCATCCCCGTTTTGGCCAGTCCATCCCATCAAAAGTGCTGGCCGTCCAGATTTCGGGCGGGACCGCCACAACGACATTTGCGTGGTGAGGCAATGAAGATACTCGTACTCAGCTTCTACTACACGCCCGATCTTTCCGCTGGCTCGTTTCGAATGTCGGCGCTGGTGGACTCGCTGCTCGATCAGCTGCCGCCTGGTGCAGAAATCGAGATCATCACGACGCTGCCCAACCGGTATATCAGCTTTTCCAACGACGCGCTCCAGCATGAGCGCAGCGGGGTGGTGGAGATCCATCGTGTAGCGCTACCCGCTCACAAAAGTGGCATGGTTGACCAGGCCAAAGCCTTCCTCAGTTATGCAAAAGGGGTCATGAGGCTCACCCGTCACAAGCGCTATGATTTGGTCTATGGCACCTCCTCGCGACTCATGACGGCGGCGCTGGCGGCGCTCGTGAGCCGGCTCAAGCGCGTCCCACTTTACCTCGATATTCGGGACATCTTTGTCGACACGATCAAGGACGTGCTACCAGGCCGTATCGCCAGACCGCTGAGCCCGGTCTTTTCGCTGCTGGAGCAGTGGACTGTGCGCCGTGCGAGCAAGGTCAACCTCGTGTCGGAGGGCTTCTCAGGCTATTTCACCGCACGATACCCCCGCAGCGCCTTTTCCTATTTCACTAATGGAATTGACCGGGAATTTCTGAATATCCCCCATTCAGCGGACGTTGCTCCCAAGCCGGTCGCGACAGTGCTCTACGCCGGCAACATAGGAGAAGGGCAGGGGCTGCACCTTGTGGTGCCAGAACTCGCGCGCCGCCTACATGGCTCCCATCGCTTCTTGATCATCGGCGATGGAGGGCGCCTGGCGTTGCTCCGGGAGGAGGTGGCGCGACTCGGCGTGAGCAATGTCGATATATTGCCGCCAGTACGCCGCCTGCAGTTGATCGAGGCCTATCGCCAAGCTGACATCCTGTTCCTGCATCTCAACGACCACGACGCCTTCAAGAAGGTTCTGCCCTCAAAACTGTTCGAGTACGGGGCGACCGACAAACCCATCTGGGCTGGCCTGGCAGGCTTCTCCCGCAGTTTTTGCGAGCAGAAATTGCCGAACTCAGCGGTCTTCGAGCCCTGCAACGTTGACGATGCCATTGCTGCCCTTCAACGCATCTCGCTCGCTTCCACTCCTCGCCCATCCTTCATTGCCGCGTACAGCCGCAAGGCAATTATGGATCAAATGGCGACGGACGTGCTGGCAACGCTGGCCCGGCACTCATCCGTTTAAGCTTACCCAGAGGGGCGGAGTGCGAAGAGTGTGCACTGGAGGCGTCCCCCTCTGCACTGATCAGTACCTCATTGTCGACAGCGGCGTTGCCCAGATGTCTCGGTGCCGATCGGTCATGTGCCACCCACAAAGGCGCCTTTCGAGCCAGGAGTGGTGACCAAGCTCCGCCAAGGCGATGCGGAGAACCTGCTGACTGAACCGGCCCGTCAGTTTGAGCCCCTCAGGGCATGCGAGCGCCTGCTGACTGCTGTGTCCAGCATGATCACCGCAATCCCGCCGCAAGACGGGTGCTTTACAAAGCCCAAGCGAGTGCAGCCGACCACATGCCTATGCGATACCGGGACGGACGCGGCCCGCGCGCGGGCGCACCAGTCGATCACTGCCGGATGAAATTGAACAAGATGCGGCGGGCCTCGACTTCGTTCTCGTCCAGCAGGGCGTGCTCGAGTTGAGCCAGCGCGTCCAGAACGTCCCGGTCAGTCGTATCCTGCTGCAGCGAGCGCATGATCTTGGGTTGGCGCGTCACCGAGACATTCGTGTCATCGTAGAACAGCTCTTCATACATCTTCTCGCCCGGGCGTTTGCCGGTGACTACGATTTCGATTTCTCCATCGGGATTGCCCGGCGTTTTTACCGAAAAGCCCGCCAAGTTAATCATGTTTGTGGCCAAGTCGCGGATCAGCACCGGCTCGCCCATATCCAGCAGAAACACATCGCCGCCGCCTTCGGAAAGTGCGCCGGCTTGCACGATGAGTTCGGCTGCCTCGTGGATGGACATGAAATAGCGTGTCATCTGCGGATCAGTCAGCGTCACCGGTCCACCATGAGCGATCTGTTCCTTGAACAGTGGAACCACTGAGCCATTGGAGCCCAACACGTTGCCGAACCTAACTGCGCAAAAAAGCTGTCCCGTCTTCTCCCGATCGGCCCGAATAGCCTTTTCCTGCACGATCAGCTCGGCCCAGCGCTTGGTTGCACCCATCACGTTGGTCGGCCGCACAGCCTTGTCGGACGAGATCAGCACAAAGCGCTCAACGCCTAGGTGGAAGGCCGTATCCACCACCGTCCTGGTGCCAAATACGTTATTTCGCAAACCTTCCAGGGCATTAGCTTCCACCAGCGGTACGTGCTTGTGGGCAGCGGCGTGGAAAACGATTTGCACGCCGTGATTTTGGATCGCGCGACGTACTGCTGTTGAGTCCACGATCGAGCCAAGAACGGGCACGATCGCGGGGTCGTGCAGCGCTCGAAGCTCGCGGTCGATTTGGTAGAGTGCGAACTCATTGGCCTCGAACAGCACTAGTCGCTGTGGCGCCCACTTGACGATCAGTCGGCACAGCTCTGAGCCGATTGAGCCTCCAGCACCGGTTACAAGGATCGTCTTCCCCTCAACCATCTGGCGAATAAGCTCGGGGTCCGATGGTACCGAGGAGCGACCCAGCAGTTCGTCGATGTCAATTTCTTTGACTTGACTGACGAGGTATTTCCCGTCCACCAGGTCCGATACCGCAGGAATAGTCCGTACTTTCGCACCGTGTCCGGCAACGCTGGCCACAATCTCTTGGCGCCGATCCTTGCTCAGGTTGGGCGCTGAAAGGATGACTTCCTCGATTCCATACTGGCTGATCAGGTTGGGTAAGCTGGCGGGCGAAAACACGCGCAAGCCAGCGACATCGCGGCCGTGGAGCGCGCGGTTATCGTCGATGAAGCCGACAATGCGCTGCGTGCCCTCTCGGCGCAGCGCATTGACCAACTGCGCACCTGAATTGCCCGCACCATAGATCAGGATTGGACGGAACTTGATCTGGCTGGCATTTGTAGACCACAGCGCCTTCTTTGCGAGAAATCGGCTGCTGCCGATCAACATGGTCGCGATTGCCCAATAGAGAATGGGCACCGAGCGCGGCACGAGGCCGCGACCAGCCATTTCCGAGAGGAATACCAAAAGAACCCAGCCAAGCGCGGCAAGTGTTGTTGCTTGCAGGATGCGCCATATGGCCCGCTCGGGAAGATAGCGGATAACCGCGCGATAAAGCCCCAGACGAATGAAGATCGGGATCGCGACAATCGGCGCGGTGGCGATGATCAGGAGTTCCTCGCCGGTGCGAGGCGGCGTCCAGGAGCCGTAGCGCATTGAGAAGCCAGCCCACAGCGCAAAACTCAGCGCAACGGCGTCAAAAGCCATAAGCACTAGGCGCTTCCAGAAGCGTGGAAGGTTTCCGATCGAGTTAAGAAGTCTATTCTTCATGCGTGGCCAAGTCGGTAGCAACATGGGTCTCCGAGTCGGGCTTGCCAGCGCCAGCGATTAGGCAGATGAACACCATAGGGACATAAGCCATCAGCACGGCCAGCCATGCTATGGCGGGGTCTCTTTGAG
This region includes:
- a CDS encoding polysaccharide biosynthesis protein, which produces MAFDAVALSFALWAGFSMRYGSWTPPRTGEELLIIATAPIVAIPIFIRLGLYRAVIRYLPERAIWRILQATTLAALGWVLLVFLSEMAGRGLVPRSVPILYWAIATMLIGSSRFLAKKALWSTNASQIKFRPILIYGAGNSGAQLVNALRREGTQRIVGFIDDNRALHGRDVAGLRVFSPASLPNLISQYGIEEVILSAPNLSKDRRQEIVASVAGHGAKVRTIPAVSDLVDGKYLVSQVKEIDIDELLGRSSVPSDPELIRQMVEGKTILVTGAGGSIGSELCRLIVKWAPQRLVLFEANEFALYQIDRELRALHDPAIVPVLGSIVDSTAVRRAIQNHGVQIVFHAAAHKHVPLVEANALEGLRNNVFGTRTVVDTAFHLGVERFVLISSDKAVRPTNVMGATKRWAELIVQEKAIRADREKTGQLFCAVRFGNVLGSNGSVVPLFKEQIAHGGPVTLTDPQMTRYFMSIHEAAELIVQAGALSEGGGDVFLLDMGEPVLIRDLATNMINLAGFSVKTPGNPDGEIEIVVTGKRPGEKMYEELFYDDTNVSVTRQPKIMRSLQQDTTDRDVLDALAQLEHALLDENEVEARRILFNFIRQ
- a CDS encoding bi-domain-containing oxidoreductase, translated to MRQLLQGIGNGETVIENVPAPVVLPGTLLIETKRTLVSAGTERMLVEFGKSSMLEKARKNPDRVKQVLAKAKTDGLLTTVEAVRSKLSEQIPLGYCNAGVVLAVGEGVSGFAVGDRVVSNGSHAELVRVPVNLCARIPDNVSNDAAAFTVLASIGLQGVRLINPTLGETVVVIGLGLIGLLTVQLLRANGCQVIGIDPNPARCTLANTFGARTIVVSDGVDPVDHVVALTGGNGADAVIIAASTSSNKPIEQAAEMSRQRGRIVLVGVVGLSISRDMFYRKELSFQVSCSYGPGRYDPAYEQDGHDYPIGMVRWTEQRNFEAILQLLANGGLSPEALITHRYALEDAAAAYALISNSTTALGVLLEFEDSPAATTAKTARTITLAQPDKPATPRVPGSPVAGFIGFGNYASRVLAPAFKAAGIALNTVVSTGGPLATTGGRNLGFQRVSTDAEQVFSDPGMNVVAVATRHSNHAASIAKGLNAGKAVFVEKPLALTVEQLEQVDAAYRAAANPMLMVGFNRRFSSHVRSVKAWLDNRSEPASLILLMNAGAIPVDHWTQDIVIGGGRIIGEACHLIDLARFLTGSKIVEVRAAAMGGDGAKMVTSDKAHITLRFEDGSTAVVHYLANGSPSYPKERVEVFCGGAIAVIDNYVATKSYGAASLKSVRHWRQDKGQVACATAFAQSVSTGGASPIPYSELVEVARACIDAQDQIAAAS
- a CDS encoding heparinase II/III family protein, with amino-acid sequence MRAEPPGQAQGQSAGKGNMNRIRQVRRLWETVRHLKPIQIYGRIGYRLRRPRAANAVAVRRRDASGHWAETFAGPPSLVGPTEFLLLNEVRQLDPGGWDDASVPRLWRYNLHYFSDLTAIDNALRADWHQSLLRRWVAENAPGVGTGWEPYPTSLRIVNWIKWALTGHALDADVEASLAIQLDWLTRRLEHHLLGNHLFSNAKALVYGGLYFEGPDADRWLRIGLGILRRELAEQVLPDGGHFERSPMYHALAIEDVLDLINIDQAFADRAGLAAQLRPTAQRMLRWLQSMSHPDGEIGFFNDAAFGIAPSLDALSAYATRLGLTLPRAEAAPLVHLRDSGYLRVSFGDCVALIDVAPVGPDYQPGHAHADTLSFELSVAGRRVFVNSGTSEYGLSPERLRQRGTAAHNTLIVGALNSSDVWSGFRVGRRAHPTGMTLHQEADLVRVACSHDGYQPTLGLIHTRTWTFTPGRLVIQDQLSRSGPTSEARFHLHPDIAAIAPELLPLASGKTMHVSTTGADAMTLAASTWHPRFGQSIPSKVLAVQISGGTATTTFAW
- a CDS encoding glycosyltransferase family 4 protein; translation: MKILVLSFYYTPDLSAGSFRMSALVDSLLDQLPPGAEIEIITTLPNRYISFSNDALQHERSGVVEIHRVALPAHKSGMVDQAKAFLSYAKGVMRLTRHKRYDLVYGTSSRLMTAALAALVSRLKRVPLYLDIRDIFVDTIKDVLPGRIARPLSPVFSLLEQWTVRRASKVNLVSEGFSGYFTARYPRSAFSYFTNGIDREFLNIPHSADVAPKPVATVLYAGNIGEGQGLHLVVPELARRLHGSHRFLIIGDGGRLALLREEVARLGVSNVDILPPVRRLQLIEAYRQADILFLHLNDHDAFKKVLPSKLFEYGATDKPIWAGLAGFSRSFCEQKLPNSAVFEPCNVDDAIAALQRISLASTPRPSFIAAYSRKAIMDQMATDVLATLARHSSV